A portion of the Rhodococcus pseudokoreensis genome contains these proteins:
- a CDS encoding 2,3-butanediol dehydrogenase: protein MRAARFHGRRDIRIDDIPEPELRPGAVKLRVGWCGICGTDLHEYLEGPIFISPPGHPHPLSHENAPVTMGHEFSGTVEEVGEGVTDVAVGDNVVVEPYFVCNECASCKAGNYHLCTKMGFIGLAGGGGGLSEKVVVDRRWVHKIGDIPLDEAALIEPLSVAHHAVVRSGAEAGDVALVGGAGPIGLLVAAVLKGLGVTTIVTELSDARKQKALSSGVADHVVDPSSEDVKARVLELTGGVGADLGFECAGVNAVLDTILDAVRPAAVVVNVSIWGKPATVDMQKLVLKEIDLRGTIAYVRDHEAVIEMVRSGVIDLAPFITGRIELDNLVSEGLTTLIEHNDTAVKILVRA, encoded by the coding sequence ATGAGAGCAGCACGGTTCCACGGACGACGCGACATCCGGATCGACGACATCCCCGAACCGGAATTGCGGCCGGGCGCCGTGAAACTCCGGGTCGGCTGGTGCGGCATCTGCGGCACCGACCTGCACGAGTACCTGGAGGGCCCGATCTTCATCTCCCCGCCGGGACATCCGCATCCGCTGTCGCACGAGAACGCGCCGGTGACGATGGGCCACGAGTTCTCCGGGACGGTGGAGGAGGTCGGTGAGGGCGTCACCGATGTCGCGGTCGGCGACAACGTGGTGGTGGAGCCGTACTTCGTGTGCAACGAGTGCGCGTCCTGCAAGGCTGGCAACTATCACCTGTGTACGAAGATGGGGTTCATCGGATTGGCCGGTGGCGGAGGCGGACTCAGCGAGAAGGTGGTGGTCGACCGCCGGTGGGTGCACAAGATCGGCGACATCCCGCTCGACGAGGCAGCCCTGATCGAACCACTCAGCGTCGCGCATCATGCGGTCGTCCGCAGCGGGGCCGAGGCCGGCGACGTCGCGCTGGTCGGCGGTGCCGGGCCGATCGGGCTCCTGGTTGCCGCGGTCTTGAAGGGTCTGGGTGTCACCACGATCGTCACCGAACTCAGCGACGCCCGGAAGCAGAAGGCGCTGTCCAGTGGGGTCGCCGATCACGTCGTCGACCCGTCGTCGGAGGACGTGAAGGCCAGGGTGCTCGAGCTTACCGGCGGTGTCGGCGCCGATCTCGGGTTCGAGTGCGCCGGGGTGAACGCCGTCCTCGACACCATCCTCGACGCCGTCCGACCCGCGGCCGTGGTGGTGAACGTGTCGATCTGGGGCAAGCCCGCGACGGTCGACATGCAGAAACTCGTCCTCAAGGAGATCGACCTGCGCGGCACCATCGCCTACGTCCGCGACCACGAGGCGGTGATCGAGATGGTCCGCAGCGGGGTGATCGACCTGGCCCCGTTCATCACGGGCCGGATCGAACTCGACAACCTGGTCTCCGAGGGGCTCACCACGTTGATCGAGCACAACGACACGGCGGTGAAGATCCTGGTCCGGGCGTGA
- a CDS encoding restriction endonuclease, protein MARIRTAAEAEINAAEQMQKLGYGDATALLGGTDGGIDVYSSRAYAQVKWRGGSAGKSDLENLYGTRGTSHARKLLYFSGPGYTDEAVDYADAVGIALFRCEPDGETPPLGAHAPKLVTAARNSTVAVAPSPPPPPEPESPARIVARNAWAMVAGFFGAHWQLLGAVLCTIVLMIAPFGEGNVGLRVFATILAVVGAPVFWLLFVQHRHARAR, encoded by the coding sequence ATGGCACGCATACGCACGGCGGCTGAAGCTGAAATCAATGCCGCCGAGCAGATGCAGAAGCTCGGTTACGGCGACGCGACAGCGCTACTCGGCGGCACGGACGGCGGCATCGACGTCTACTCGTCACGCGCGTACGCGCAGGTGAAGTGGCGCGGCGGCAGCGCAGGCAAATCGGATCTCGAGAACCTCTACGGCACCCGCGGAACCAGCCACGCCCGGAAACTCCTGTACTTCTCCGGCCCCGGCTACACCGACGAGGCCGTCGACTACGCGGACGCCGTGGGCATCGCCCTGTTCCGGTGCGAACCCGACGGCGAAACCCCGCCGCTCGGCGCCCACGCCCCGAAACTGGTGACCGCCGCGCGTAACTCGACGGTTGCGGTGGCCCCGTCCCCGCCGCCCCCACCCGAGCCCGAGTCGCCGGCGCGCATCGTCGCCCGCAACGCATGGGCGATGGTCGCGGGCTTCTTCGGCGCGCACTGGCAACTCCTCGGCGCCGTCCTCTGCACGATCGTCCTCATGATCGCCCCCTTCGGCGAAGGGAACGTCGGGCTGCGCGTGTTCGCGACGATCCTCGCCGTCGTCGGCGCACCGGTGTTCTGGCTCCTCTTCGTCCAGCACCGGCACGCGAGAGCCAGATAG
- a CDS encoding PH domain-containing protein — MGLMNGLMGNAGKIDPAAAQAEYSRLLGNGEQVHAAYLLVRDAFLFTNRRLILVDKQGITGKKIEYHSVLYKSITHFAVETAGNFDLDAELKIWISGNPVPLQKRFSKSVDIYEVQAILSHFVAG; from the coding sequence ATGGGCTTGATGAATGGCCTGATGGGTAATGCGGGAAAGATCGACCCGGCTGCGGCGCAGGCGGAATACTCACGACTTCTCGGAAACGGTGAGCAGGTCCACGCCGCGTATCTGCTGGTTCGCGACGCCTTCCTGTTCACCAACCGGCGACTCATTCTCGTCGACAAGCAGGGGATCACGGGAAAGAAGATCGAGTACCACAGCGTGCTGTACAAATCGATCACGCATTTCGCGGTGGAGACGGCCGGGAACTTCGATCTCGACGCCGAACTGAAGATCTGGATCTCCGGCAATCCGGTTCCGCTGCAGAAGCGGTTCTCGAAGTCGGTGGACATCTACGAGGTGCAGGCGATCCTGTCGCACTTCGTCGCCGGGTAG
- a CDS encoding 6,7-dimethyl-8-ribityllumazine synthase, protein MSESQGRIAFIQATWHRNIVDRARDGFTDEVTTLGYSKDDLDFFEVPGAFEIPLHARRLALTGRYDAVVAAALVVDGGIYRHEFVATAVIDGLMRVQLDTDVPVFSVVLTPHHFHEHDEHLTYFGDHFVKKGAEAARACIATVKSLKSLPTAN, encoded by the coding sequence ATGAGTGAGAGTCAGGGACGAATCGCGTTCATCCAGGCCACGTGGCACCGCAACATCGTCGACCGCGCACGCGACGGCTTCACCGACGAGGTGACCACGCTGGGCTATTCGAAGGACGACCTGGACTTCTTCGAGGTGCCGGGCGCGTTCGAGATCCCGCTGCACGCACGACGCCTCGCCCTCACGGGGCGTTACGACGCCGTCGTCGCGGCCGCGCTCGTAGTCGACGGCGGCATCTACCGGCACGAGTTCGTCGCGACCGCGGTCATCGACGGCCTCATGCGGGTGCAACTCGACACGGACGTGCCGGTGTTCTCGGTTGTGCTGACCCCGCACCACTTCCACGAGCACGACGAGCACCTCACCTACTTCGGCGACCACTTCGTCAAGAAGGGCGCCGAGGCCGCGCGGGCCTGCATCGCCACCGTCAAGTCGCTGAAGTCGCTGCCGACCGCGAACTGA
- a CDS encoding Lrp/AsnC family transcriptional regulator: MLSIDKLDVQLLGLLGQDSRMSVAELANSLGVARNTVQSRMKRMETSGLLTGFRPNLDLAEVGIPIQAFVGLELEQGKLTAVGNRLVDLPEVIEIHATTGREDLLVRVATSTHAELQKLLEKIANLPGITHSTTTIALTSPLPYRIQPLLEHLTDDSGWGRSTALPRSHR, from the coding sequence GTGCTCAGCATCGACAAGCTCGACGTGCAGTTGCTCGGACTGCTCGGCCAGGACTCACGCATGAGCGTGGCCGAACTCGCCAACTCGCTGGGCGTCGCCCGCAACACCGTCCAGTCCCGGATGAAGCGCATGGAGACCAGCGGGCTGCTCACCGGCTTCCGCCCCAACCTCGACCTCGCCGAGGTCGGCATTCCCATTCAGGCGTTCGTCGGGCTGGAACTCGAACAGGGCAAGCTGACCGCCGTCGGCAACCGTCTCGTCGACCTGCCGGAGGTCATCGAGATCCACGCGACCACCGGCCGGGAGGACCTGCTGGTGCGGGTGGCCACGTCCACGCACGCGGAGCTGCAGAAGTTGCTGGAGAAGATCGCGAACCTGCCCGGCATCACGCATTCGACGACGACCATCGCGCTGACGAGCCCGCTGCCGTACCGGATTCAGCCGCTGCTCGAGCACCTCACCGACGACTCCGGGTGGGGCCGGTCGACGGCACTGCCCCGTTCACACCGCTAG
- a CDS encoding indolepyruvate ferredoxin oxidoreductase family protein, producing MTQLDDARTSAASFDLADRYRADSGPVLMTGVQAIARQLVEQHERDRRAGLNVATFVSGYQGSPLAGLDRTIAAIPTLSTDHDVKFVPGMNEELAATSVWGSQVDLPQGERTHDGVVGVWYGKGPGLDRASDSIRHAAMYGANARGGVLVLVGDDPNAKSSTIPCASERSMAAMGMPVFFPRNAEEVITFGLYGVALSRISGCWSGMKIVADVADGLWTLDRDFAGLDIVLPEIEWNGKPWSYRQRVLASPPDSVYAEADLYGPRWAMVEAFNAANDIDAIEVNPRTAWLGIAAVGTAYDSLRQALLDLGLGDSQLEDAGIRILRVGMPYPLGADKVRELADGVEQVLVVEEKMPFVESQLKDILYGGASAPAVLGKKNAQGKNLIPVDGELTAARLTGPLRRVLKDRVALTPAPPPRLELTVLPTSRTPYFCSGCPHNRSTAVPEGSIAGGGIGCHTLVTMSGRTDSAVTMLTQMGGEGAQWIGQAPFSDVKHMFQNVGDGTYFHSGQLAVQACVAAGVNITYKVLYNSAVAMTGAQDAEAGLTVPQLTHKLASEGVKQIIVCAEDPKRHKGAHFAANTLLWDRTRLDEAQRVLRDIEGVTVLIFDQQCAAEARRKRKRGKLPARRTRVVINEAVCEGCGDCGVKSNCLSVQPVDTEFGRKTKIDQTSCNTDYSCLEGDCPSFVTVELPEEGAPKTLREIPVPPEVGDPDPAVWTGTHNLFMAGVGGTGIVTVNQVLGMAALRAGLHVEGLDQTGLSQKAGPVTSHLRLSDQKTRSGSSAPSNRISPATADCVLAFDLLTAADAKYAGFGSSDRTITVASTSQTPTGDMVYDPAVRYPDEDKLLERLDVSARELTAIDGLAAATALFGSTAAANFLLVGAAYQAGGLPVPARFIEEALEINGVAVESNKAAFHWGRVAVADRAAFLAATSSAAVPQRSDTVVPAHLFAGSTLDGATRELTERRAANLVAFQGDRVAARYIALVQQAWDAERALGDRTEFSEAVAAGLHKLTAYKDEYEVARMLTDQAFLDAAAGEVPGAGKLTYKLHPPVLKAMGRKTKIGFGPRSHVALKTLAKAKFLRGTAFDPFGYAKVRRLERQLLAHYEATVAGLIADLTADTYDTATLIAATPDLVRGYEDVKLRNVTVYLQRLAELGVDTSTITIATPSERS from the coding sequence ATGACTCAGCTAGACGACGCTCGCACCAGTGCAGCATCCTTTGATCTCGCCGACCGATACCGGGCCGACTCGGGTCCGGTGTTGATGACCGGTGTCCAGGCCATCGCCCGCCAGCTGGTGGAGCAGCACGAACGCGACCGCCGCGCGGGCCTGAACGTCGCGACGTTCGTCTCCGGCTACCAGGGCAGCCCCCTCGCCGGCCTCGACCGCACCATCGCCGCCATCCCCACGCTGAGCACCGACCACGACGTGAAGTTCGTGCCCGGCATGAACGAGGAACTCGCCGCGACGTCCGTCTGGGGCAGCCAGGTGGACCTCCCGCAGGGCGAGCGTACCCACGACGGCGTCGTCGGCGTCTGGTACGGCAAGGGTCCCGGCCTCGACCGCGCCAGCGACTCCATCCGGCACGCCGCGATGTACGGCGCCAACGCGCGCGGCGGCGTCCTCGTCCTCGTGGGCGACGACCCCAACGCCAAGTCCTCCACCATCCCCTGCGCCAGCGAACGGTCCATGGCCGCAATGGGCATGCCCGTGTTCTTCCCGCGCAACGCCGAAGAGGTCATCACGTTCGGCCTCTACGGGGTGGCGCTGTCGCGGATCTCCGGCTGCTGGTCGGGCATGAAGATCGTCGCCGACGTCGCCGACGGACTCTGGACCCTCGACCGCGACTTCGCCGGACTCGACATCGTGCTCCCCGAGATCGAGTGGAACGGCAAGCCGTGGTCGTACCGGCAGCGCGTCCTCGCGTCCCCGCCCGACAGCGTCTACGCCGAGGCCGACCTCTACGGACCGCGCTGGGCGATGGTCGAGGCGTTCAACGCCGCCAACGACATCGACGCGATCGAGGTCAACCCGCGCACCGCGTGGCTGGGCATCGCCGCCGTCGGCACCGCGTACGACTCGCTGCGCCAGGCCCTGCTCGACCTCGGGCTCGGCGACTCCCAGCTCGAGGACGCCGGCATCCGCATCCTCCGGGTCGGCATGCCCTACCCGCTGGGCGCCGACAAGGTTCGCGAACTCGCCGACGGCGTCGAGCAGGTCCTCGTCGTCGAGGAGAAGATGCCGTTCGTCGAGTCCCAGCTCAAGGACATCCTCTACGGCGGCGCCAGTGCACCCGCCGTGCTGGGCAAGAAGAACGCGCAGGGCAAGAACCTGATCCCCGTCGACGGCGAACTGACCGCCGCCCGGCTCACCGGACCGCTGCGACGCGTCCTGAAGGACCGGGTCGCGCTGACCCCGGCCCCGCCGCCGCGCCTCGAGCTGACCGTCCTCCCGACGTCGCGCACCCCGTACTTCTGCTCCGGCTGCCCGCACAACCGCTCCACCGCGGTGCCCGAGGGGTCGATCGCGGGCGGCGGCATCGGCTGCCACACCCTGGTCACGATGTCCGGCCGCACCGACAGCGCCGTCACGATGCTTACCCAGATGGGCGGCGAGGGCGCGCAGTGGATCGGGCAGGCCCCGTTCAGCGACGTCAAGCACATGTTCCAGAACGTCGGCGACGGCACCTACTTCCACTCCGGCCAGCTCGCCGTGCAGGCGTGCGTCGCGGCCGGCGTCAACATCACGTACAAGGTGCTCTACAACTCCGCGGTCGCGATGACCGGCGCCCAGGACGCCGAGGCCGGGCTGACCGTGCCGCAGCTGACCCACAAGCTGGCGTCCGAGGGTGTCAAGCAGATCATCGTCTGCGCCGAGGACCCCAAGCGGCACAAGGGCGCCCACTTCGCCGCCAACACGCTGCTGTGGGACCGCACCCGGCTCGACGAGGCGCAGCGCGTCCTGCGCGACATCGAAGGCGTCACCGTCCTCATCTTCGACCAGCAGTGCGCCGCCGAGGCCCGCCGCAAGCGCAAGCGCGGCAAGCTGCCCGCCCGCCGCACCCGCGTCGTCATCAACGAGGCCGTCTGCGAGGGCTGCGGCGACTGCGGCGTCAAGTCGAACTGCCTGTCCGTGCAGCCCGTCGACACCGAGTTCGGCCGCAAGACCAAGATCGACCAGACCAGCTGCAACACCGACTACTCCTGCCTCGAGGGCGACTGCCCGTCGTTCGTGACGGTCGAACTGCCCGAGGAAGGCGCGCCGAAGACGTTGCGCGAGATCCCGGTTCCGCCGGAGGTCGGCGACCCCGATCCCGCCGTGTGGACCGGAACCCACAACCTGTTCATGGCCGGTGTCGGTGGTACCGGCATCGTCACCGTCAACCAGGTGCTGGGCATGGCCGCGCTGCGCGCCGGGCTGCACGTCGAGGGACTCGACCAGACCGGACTCAGCCAGAAGGCCGGACCGGTCACGTCGCACCTGCGGCTCAGTGATCAGAAGACGCGGTCGGGAAGCTCGGCGCCGTCCAACCGGATCAGCCCCGCGACCGCCGACTGCGTCCTCGCGTTCGACCTGCTGACCGCCGCCGACGCCAAGTACGCCGGGTTCGGCAGCTCCGACCGCACCATCACCGTCGCGTCGACGAGCCAGACCCCGACCGGCGACATGGTCTACGACCCCGCCGTCCGCTACCCCGACGAGGACAAGCTTCTCGAGCGTCTCGACGTCTCTGCCCGCGAACTCACCGCGATCGACGGCCTCGCCGCCGCCACCGCGCTGTTCGGCAGCACCGCCGCAGCCAACTTCCTGCTGGTCGGCGCCGCCTACCAGGCAGGCGGGCTGCCCGTCCCCGCCCGGTTCATCGAGGAAGCCCTCGAGATCAACGGTGTCGCCGTCGAGTCCAACAAGGCCGCATTCCACTGGGGACGCGTCGCCGTCGCCGACCGGGCCGCGTTCCTCGCCGCCACCAGTTCCGCCGCCGTGCCGCAGCGCAGCGACACCGTCGTCCCGGCCCACCTGTTCGCCGGGTCCACCCTCGACGGCGCGACCCGCGAGCTCACCGAACGCCGGGCCGCGAACCTGGTCGCCTTCCAGGGTGACCGCGTCGCCGCCCGCTACATCGCCCTGGTGCAGCAGGCGTGGGACGCCGAGCGCGCACTGGGCGACCGGACCGAGTTCAGCGAGGCCGTTGCCGCCGGGCTGCACAAGCTCACCGCGTACAAGGACGAGTACGAGGTGGCCCGGATGCTCACCGACCAGGCGTTCCTCGACGCCGCCGCCGGCGAGGTCCCCGGAGCCGGCAAGCTCACCTACAAGCTGCACCCGCCGGTCCTCAAGGCGATGGGCCGCAAGACCAAGATCGGATTCGGCCCCCGCTCCCACGTCGCGCTCAAGACTCTCGCCAAGGCGAAGTTCCTGCGCGGCACCGCGTTCGACCCGTTCGGCTACGCCAAGGTCCGTCGTCTCGAGCGTCAACTGCTCGCGCACTACGAGGCCACCGTCGCCGGCCTGATTGCCGACCTCACCGCCGACACCTATGACACCGCCACGCTGATCGCCGCGACTCCGGACCTCGTCCGGGGCTACGAGGACGTCAAGCTGCGCAACGTCACCGTCTACCTCCAGCGTCTCGCCGAACTCGGCGTCGACACCTCCACCATCACGATTGCCACCCCTTCGGAAAGGTCCTGA
- a CDS encoding Glu/Leu/Phe/Val family dehydrogenase, with the protein MTLTAERHATAPLQNAGVFERTDFPTDTAHEQVTFFQDPATGLKAIVAIHDTTLGPALGGTRFYPYSDEAAALKDVLRLSRGMTYKSAIAGVDLGGGKAVIIGDPATGKSEALLEAYARFVQTLGGRYITAGDVGTNSDDLDVMGRATDYVVGRNTAAGGSGDSAPMTALGVFQGMRAGAQEKWGTPSLAGRVVGVEGVGKVGYQLIKLLLADGASVVATDVNAAALDRVATDFPDVKIASSVIDQELDVYAPCAMGATLTDESVAAITAQVICGAANNQLAHPIVEHDLSDRGITWVPDYVANGGGLIQVAGERLGTSADDVRAQVEKIFATVVQILDVAKRDGILAGAAADAVAEARIAAAK; encoded by the coding sequence ATGACTCTCACCGCGGAACGTCACGCCACCGCACCGCTCCAGAACGCCGGAGTGTTCGAACGGACCGATTTCCCCACCGACACCGCGCACGAGCAGGTGACGTTCTTCCAGGACCCCGCGACCGGACTCAAGGCGATCGTCGCGATCCACGACACCACCCTCGGACCGGCGCTCGGCGGCACCCGCTTCTACCCCTACTCCGACGAGGCCGCCGCTCTCAAGGACGTCCTGCGGCTGTCGCGGGGCATGACGTACAAGTCGGCGATCGCCGGAGTCGACCTCGGCGGCGGCAAGGCCGTCATCATCGGCGACCCGGCCACCGGCAAGTCGGAGGCGCTGCTCGAGGCGTACGCCCGCTTCGTGCAGACGCTCGGCGGGCGGTACATCACTGCCGGTGACGTGGGCACCAACTCCGACGACCTCGACGTGATGGGCCGCGCCACCGACTACGTCGTCGGACGCAACACCGCCGCAGGCGGGTCCGGCGACAGCGCCCCGATGACCGCCCTCGGCGTCTTCCAGGGCATGCGCGCCGGCGCCCAGGAGAAGTGGGGCACCCCGAGCCTCGCCGGACGCGTCGTCGGGGTCGAGGGCGTCGGGAAGGTCGGCTACCAGCTGATCAAGCTGCTGCTCGCCGACGGCGCCTCGGTGGTCGCCACCGACGTCAACGCCGCCGCACTCGACCGCGTCGCCACCGACTTCCCCGACGTCAAGATCGCCTCCAGCGTCATCGACCAGGAACTCGACGTCTACGCACCCTGCGCGATGGGCGCCACCCTCACCGACGAGTCCGTCGCCGCGATCACCGCCCAGGTGATCTGCGGGGCCGCGAACAACCAACTCGCCCACCCGATCGTCGAGCACGACCTCAGTGACCGCGGCATCACGTGGGTCCCCGACTACGTCGCCAACGGCGGCGGACTCATCCAGGTCGCCGGTGAGCGGCTCGGAACGTCCGCCGACGACGTCCGCGCGCAGGTCGAGAAGATCTTCGCCACCGTCGTGCAGATCCTCGACGTCGCGAAGCGGGACGGCATCCTCGCCGGCGCCGCAGCCGACGCCGTCGCCGAGGCCCGGATCGCGGCAGCGAAGTAG
- a CDS encoding ester cyclase: MSHQHGVHAVENFWARVWQSPQDPHAIDELVIDDFVIVSGGETIRGRADFKEWVLKFQSTVEDLEFIPVETFQNEDGSRVASLWEMTGRNRGFMGTESDGQPIHLIGTAVWNVRADGMLESNRVERNAWELHRRLTA; encoded by the coding sequence ATGTCCCATCAACACGGAGTTCACGCAGTCGAGAATTTCTGGGCCCGGGTGTGGCAGTCACCCCAGGACCCCCACGCGATCGACGAACTCGTCATCGACGATTTCGTCATCGTCAGCGGCGGAGAGACGATCCGCGGCCGGGCCGATTTCAAGGAATGGGTGCTGAAGTTCCAGTCCACCGTCGAGGATCTGGAGTTCATCCCCGTCGAGACGTTCCAGAACGAGGACGGCTCCCGCGTCGCGTCGCTGTGGGAAATGACCGGCCGCAATCGCGGATTCATGGGCACCGAATCCGACGGGCAGCCCATCCACCTGATCGGCACCGCCGTGTGGAACGTCCGCGCCGACGGGATGCTCGAATCCAACCGCGTCGAGCGCAATGCCTGGGAGCTGCACCGGCGGTTGACGGCCTAG
- a CDS encoding winged helix-turn-helix transcriptional regulator, with protein sequence MSPSPATPARCSIARALEVLGDRWTLLIVRDAFWGHSRFSEFTRSLGVASDVLTARLALLVDEGILERRAYRQAGSRERQEYVLTEKGRQLHVVIGALGQFGRDHLPRPGSTSPEYSDETTGEAVSLAFVTDDGRRVSASTLHVQRGEPAPAGD encoded by the coding sequence ATGAGTCCGTCCCCGGCCACGCCTGCCCGCTGTTCCATCGCGCGTGCGCTCGAGGTCCTGGGCGACCGGTGGACGCTGCTTATCGTCCGTGACGCGTTCTGGGGTCACAGCCGATTCTCGGAGTTCACGCGCAGCCTCGGCGTTGCGTCCGATGTGCTCACCGCCCGACTGGCGTTGCTCGTCGACGAGGGCATACTCGAGCGCCGTGCGTATCGCCAGGCGGGGTCGCGGGAACGTCAGGAGTACGTGCTGACCGAGAAGGGACGGCAGTTGCACGTCGTGATCGGGGCGCTGGGCCAGTTCGGGCGCGACCACCTGCCGCGTCCGGGGAGCACCTCCCCCGAATACTCGGACGAGACCACCGGCGAGGCCGTGTCCCTGGCCTTCGTCACCGACGACGGTCGACGCGTGTCCGCATCGACCCTGCACGTGCAGCGCGGAGAACCAGCGCCTGCGGGCGACTGA
- a CDS encoding TetR/AcrR family transcriptional regulator has protein sequence MSDKYDANRDRVLQVAAELFAKSGYHGTGIADLGTAVGLGRGALYHYIGSKEAILYEISSRQLAQMNTVADELALSEADPEKRLRGLARALMRNIAEHRAEWTVFFREYHALTDERRDRIIAERERYESHWRNAVEQGIRDGHFRVLPRLMVKGLLGMFNYSYLWITPGGAETPEEIADEFLDAVIIGMRA, from the coding sequence ATGAGCGACAAGTACGACGCCAACCGGGACCGAGTCCTGCAGGTGGCCGCCGAATTGTTCGCGAAGTCGGGGTACCACGGCACCGGCATCGCCGACCTGGGCACGGCGGTCGGGCTCGGCCGCGGGGCGCTGTACCACTACATCGGCAGCAAGGAGGCCATCCTCTACGAGATCAGCAGCAGGCAACTCGCCCAGATGAACACGGTCGCCGACGAACTCGCGCTGTCCGAGGCCGATCCGGAGAAACGACTGCGCGGCCTCGCCCGGGCGCTGATGCGCAACATCGCCGAACACCGCGCGGAGTGGACGGTCTTCTTCCGCGAGTACCACGCGCTGACGGACGAGCGTCGTGATCGCATCATCGCCGAACGTGAACGCTACGAATCCCATTGGCGGAACGCGGTGGAACAGGGCATTCGCGACGGGCATTTCCGCGTGCTCCCGCGGTTGATGGTGAAGGGCCTGCTGGGCATGTTCAACTACAGCTACCTGTGGATCACCCCCGGGGGCGCGGAGACTCCCGAGGAGATCGCGGACGAGTTCCTCGACGCCGTCATCATCGGGATGCGGGCGTGA
- a CDS encoding acetyl-CoA C-acyltransferase, protein MTNADPTVLVAGARTPFGRFMGSLSDLTAQQLGGHAISGALRSAGVDARDVDHVVMGQVLTAGSGQLPARVAAAEAGIPLTTPALNINRMCLSGIDAITLAHRMIAAGDADIVVAGGQESMSNAPHLLRDSRRGYRYGDAVLIDHLAFDGLRDAFTGLSMGALTEAGNPGYGITREAQDAWAARSHRAAARARKDGVFAAEIVPVPVTVGRGESSEVRDDEGVRADTSAADLAGLRPAFAPDGSLTAGNSSPISDGACAVVVTRKSTAVRLGLPWLAEIGSGAVVAGPDSGLHEQPSNAILAACRREGITPGDLDLVEINEAFAAVALAASERLGIHSDRVNVNGGAIALGHPIGVSGARIVLHLALELQRRGGGIGAAALCGGGGQGQALIVHVARTGI, encoded by the coding sequence ATGACGAACGCAGACCCCACCGTCCTCGTGGCGGGGGCACGAACCCCGTTCGGACGCTTCATGGGATCGCTGTCGGATCTCACCGCCCAGCAACTGGGCGGCCACGCGATCAGCGGTGCGCTGCGGTCCGCCGGCGTCGACGCCCGCGACGTCGACCACGTCGTGATGGGCCAGGTACTCACGGCAGGCAGTGGTCAGCTGCCGGCGCGTGTCGCGGCCGCGGAAGCCGGAATCCCGTTGACGACACCGGCACTGAACATCAACCGGATGTGCCTGTCGGGAATCGACGCGATCACGCTGGCGCACCGGATGATCGCGGCCGGCGATGCGGACATCGTGGTGGCCGGCGGTCAGGAGTCGATGAGCAACGCACCGCACCTGCTCCGGGACAGTCGTCGTGGGTACCGGTACGGCGACGCGGTCCTGATCGATCACCTCGCGTTCGACGGACTCCGCGATGCCTTCACCGGGTTGTCGATGGGGGCGCTGACCGAGGCCGGCAATCCCGGGTACGGCATCACGCGGGAGGCTCAGGACGCCTGGGCCGCACGCTCGCACCGGGCGGCCGCGCGGGCACGCAAGGACGGCGTCTTCGCGGCCGAGATCGTTCCGGTCCCGGTCACGGTCGGGCGGGGTGAGTCGAGCGAGGTGCGCGACGACGAGGGCGTCCGGGCCGACACGTCGGCGGCGGACCTCGCCGGGTTGCGTCCCGCCTTCGCTCCGGACGGTTCGCTCACCGCGGGCAACTCGTCCCCGATCTCCGACGGCGCCTGCGCCGTCGTGGTCACCCGGAAGTCGACGGCCGTCCGCCTCGGCCTGCCGTGGCTGGCCGAGATCGGATCGGGCGCGGTGGTCGCCGGGCCCGATTCGGGTCTGCACGAGCAGCCGTCGAACGCCATCCTGGCCGCCTGCAGGCGCGAGGGGATCACGCCCGGCGACCTCGACCTCGTCGAGATCAACGAGGCGTTCGCCGCGGTGGCGCTCGCCGCGTCCGAACGCCTCGGCATCCACTCGGACCGGGTGAACGTCAACGGCGGCGCGATCGCGCTCGGTCACCCGATCGGCGTGTCCGGGGCGCGGATCGTCCTGCACCTCGCGCTCGAGTTGCAACGCCGCGGCGGCGGCATCGGCGCGGCGGCGCTGTGCGGGGGCGGCGGCCAGGGGCAGGCCCTGATCGTGCACGTCGCACGGACCGGGATCTAG